Proteins encoded within one genomic window of Gloeobacter kilaueensis JS1:
- a CDS encoding M1 family metallopeptidase, which yields MLSRPLVYLLAGLAWALSLVGPVRAEPKFAFENTPGQLPKEVVPQSYAIAITPDPKSLTFRGSETITVKVRKATRTITLNALNLQITNVRLDDQTDGTISIDPDRQTASFDFPQDIPAGIHKLALDFAGRANLQAEGLYYVRYQTNEGGKVMFGTQMEPTDARRMFPLWDEPVFRASFQLSVTLPQSMSAVSNMPVEREEPLGSGLKTVRFAPTPPMASYLVVLCAGEFESLKDTVDGIDISVVTTKGKKETGRYALEVLKQILPYYNDYFGVKYPLPKLDMIAVPGGFSGAMENWGGITYNEAILLFDPAHSTQQTREAIYGVVAHEVAHQWFGDLVTMAWWDNLWLNEGFASWMSAKATDHFNPDWQIWLRSSGSKNTAMLFDARRTTHPIQQPVTNPAEAASAFDEITYQKGQAVLRMFESYLGEDRFRAGIRAYMAAHQFANTTTADLWEALGQASGQPVSSIAAGWTEQPGFPLLSVEGNCHASRYNLTLNQSRFTINDPKAQPLLWQIPITYGQGLPADNQNYLLAAKTGALMSASCRLPLKFNLGDTGYYRVRYAPTLFKALKQRFTQLPAADRVNLLSDSWAAVQANQARASDYLALVNVAKGDSELAVWQQILGSLNEIDRLEIGRPGRIPFQGYARTLLEPVYRRVGWDAAPGEAGTTSLLRTSVLTALGRFKDESVIREAQRRFQVFLKAPDSLPPNLRPAVFNTVGRYADSGTYEALLTLGRKTTSTEEKRLYYGALAGALDPKLAQRTLALALSDELEPNLATNLVQTVAERGEQPELAWEFAQKHYQPLLEKLAFFRRYRYLPNLVANFSDAEFAQQLEDFARAHLPADAQAEVRKGVESVRASASIKQKQLTNIDRYACDQSKTPGQRTPQVCVGVE from the coding sequence ATGCTGAGCCGTCCGTTGGTCTATTTGCTGGCAGGTCTGGCCTGGGCGCTCTCGCTGGTGGGTCCGGTCCGGGCTGAGCCCAAATTTGCCTTCGAGAATACGCCCGGCCAACTGCCCAAAGAGGTCGTGCCCCAGAGTTATGCGATCGCAATTACCCCCGATCCCAAGAGCCTGACTTTTAGAGGCTCTGAGACGATCACCGTCAAGGTGCGCAAGGCCACCCGCACAATCACCCTCAACGCCCTTAATCTGCAGATCACAAACGTCCGGCTCGACGATCAGACCGACGGCACGATCTCGATCGACCCTGACAGGCAGACGGCGAGCTTCGATTTTCCTCAAGACATCCCAGCCGGGATTCACAAGCTTGCCCTCGATTTTGCGGGCAGGGCGAACCTGCAGGCCGAAGGGCTCTACTACGTGCGCTACCAGACAAATGAAGGCGGCAAGGTGATGTTCGGCACCCAGATGGAGCCCACCGACGCCCGGCGAATGTTTCCGCTCTGGGATGAGCCGGTCTTTCGCGCCAGTTTTCAGCTGAGCGTCACCCTGCCCCAGAGCATGAGCGCCGTCTCCAACATGCCCGTCGAGCGCGAGGAGCCTTTAGGCAGCGGCCTCAAGACCGTGCGCTTCGCTCCTACCCCGCCGATGGCGAGCTATCTGGTGGTGCTCTGTGCCGGAGAATTTGAATCGCTCAAGGACACGGTAGACGGCATCGATATTTCTGTGGTGACTACAAAGGGCAAAAAGGAGACGGGCCGCTACGCCCTGGAGGTGCTCAAGCAGATTCTGCCCTACTACAACGATTATTTTGGGGTGAAGTACCCCCTGCCCAAGCTCGACATGATCGCCGTGCCGGGGGGCTTCAGCGGGGCGATGGAAAACTGGGGCGGCATCACCTACAACGAGGCGATCCTGCTCTTTGACCCGGCCCACTCCACCCAGCAGACCAGAGAAGCGATCTACGGGGTGGTCGCCCACGAGGTCGCCCACCAGTGGTTCGGCGATCTGGTGACGATGGCCTGGTGGGACAATCTCTGGCTCAACGAGGGCTTCGCCTCCTGGATGTCGGCCAAGGCCACCGACCACTTCAACCCGGACTGGCAGATCTGGCTGCGGTCGAGCGGCTCCAAAAATACGGCGATGCTCTTCGATGCCCGCCGCACCACCCACCCGATCCAGCAGCCGGTTACCAACCCCGCCGAGGCGGCGAGCGCCTTCGACGAGATCACCTATCAAAAGGGCCAGGCGGTGCTGCGCATGTTCGAGAGCTACCTGGGCGAAGACAGGTTTCGGGCCGGGATTCGCGCCTACATGGCCGCCCACCAGTTCGCCAACACGACGACCGCCGATCTGTGGGAAGCGCTCGGCCAGGCGAGCGGCCAGCCGGTAAGTTCGATCGCTGCCGGTTGGACCGAGCAACCGGGTTTTCCGCTGCTTTCCGTCGAAGGCAACTGCCACGCCAGCCGCTACAACCTGACCCTCAACCAGAGCCGCTTCACGATCAACGATCCGAAGGCCCAGCCCCTGCTCTGGCAGATCCCGATCACCTACGGTCAGGGTTTGCCCGCCGACAACCAGAATTATCTACTGGCGGCCAAAACCGGGGCGCTGATGAGCGCGAGTTGCCGACTGCCGCTCAAGTTCAACCTGGGCGACACGGGCTACTACCGCGTCCGCTACGCACCGACCCTGTTCAAAGCTCTCAAGCAGCGCTTTACCCAGTTACCGGCGGCGGACCGGGTGAATTTGCTCAGCGACAGTTGGGCCGCCGTGCAGGCCAACCAGGCGCGGGCGAGCGATTATCTGGCGCTTGTGAACGTGGCGAAGGGCGACAGCGAACTGGCGGTCTGGCAGCAGATCCTGGGCAGCCTGAACGAGATCGATCGGCTGGAGATCGGGCGGCCCGGTCGCATTCCGTTTCAAGGCTACGCCCGCACGCTGCTGGAACCGGTCTACCGACGGGTAGGCTGGGACGCTGCGCCGGGTGAAGCTGGGACGACGAGCCTGCTACGCACCAGCGTGCTCACTGCCCTGGGCCGCTTCAAGGACGAATCGGTGATCCGCGAGGCCCAGCGCCGCTTCCAGGTCTTTTTGAAGGCTCCTGACAGCCTGCCTCCCAACCTGCGCCCGGCGGTCTTTAACACGGTGGGCCGCTACGCGGATAGCGGGACTTACGAGGCGCTGTTGACCCTGGGCCGCAAGACCACCAGCACCGAAGAAAAGCGCCTCTACTACGGAGCCCTGGCCGGAGCCCTCGATCCGAAACTGGCCCAGCGCACCCTCGCCCTCGCCCTCAGCGACGAACTGGAGCCGAACCTGGCGACAAATCTGGTGCAGACGGTGGCAGAGCGGGGCGAGCAGCCGGAACTGGCCTGGGAGTTTGCCCAAAAGCACTACCAGCCGCTTCTTGAAAAACTTGCCTTCTTCCGCCGCTACCGCTATCTGCCGAATCTGGTCGCCAACTTCAGCGACGCAGAGTTTGCCCAGCAACTCGAAGATTTTGCCCGCGCCCACCTGCCCGCCGATGCCCAGGCTGAGGTGCGCAAGGGCGTCGAATCCGTTCGCGCCAGTGCCAGCATCAAACAAAAGCAACTGACGAATATCGACCGCTACGCCTGCGATCAAAGCAAGACCCCTGGCCAGCGCACCCCCCAGGTCTGCGTCGGTGTAGAATAA